The nucleotide window CGGCTCGACCCAGACGCCGAGCTTGCCACCGGTGACTTCCTCCAGCGGCAGCTCGAAGTCGAAGTGAACCACCGCGTTCTCCACGCAGTTCTCGCACTTCTCGGCTTCGTTCGGCTGGAAGAACGCCTTCGAGGCGATGGTCTTGCCGTCCTTCTGAAGATGCACCGAGAAACTGCCCGGGATCTTCAATCGGTTCAGGCCGAGCACGCGCACGTCGACGAGGTTCGGCTTCACTTCGAATTTCTGCGAGGCGAGGGCGCTGCGCAGGGTCTTGGTTTGGAAAACGGATTCCACGAGCGGCTGGGTCTTGGGTTCTTCGTAGTCCACGTCAAGGCTCGTCACCGAGTTGATGATCGAGAGCGTGGTGAGGTTGAGCGGATCGGTGGAGAAGGGAGCCAGTTTTTCCAGAATCGGCACGGTAAAGATCTGGTAGCTGAGCGGGTCCTTGGCCTTGTCGATGGTGCTGAGCAGGCCGTTGAGATCGGTGGCCTGCATGCTCTTCTGCCATTTCCAGAACAGACGGTCCCAGTTGCAGTGGAAGAAGAAGAAAATCGGATCGAACGCGGCGACGTTCTGGTCGGCCATGGTATTTCCGATGGAAACGTGGCCGCCATCGTGTGCGGCGATGATGGTGTTGTAAGGAGCGCCGGCGAAATAGCCGTGGAAGTCCTCCCAGTCGGTCTTGGTCAGCGCGCGGTTGATGTCATCGGTCACCTCGTACTGGATGAGATTCGCGGCGATGGTCGCGTCATCGAAGCGCTCGGTGACGTAACCTTTTTTGTAACTTCCACCGATGTCCTGTGGCAGCGTGTATTTGTCGAATGGCGGTTGGTTGAGCACATCCGGCAGCGGGGTGGTGATGTCCCAGTAGGGCAGCGTGACATTCTCGCAG belongs to Luteolibacter ambystomatis and includes:
- a CDS encoding tyrosinase family protein gives rise to the protein MPTNPSAPIANPTWYSDIRHLFTQEDIDHMRSQGLDLSIYDVVKDNSSIIYGQVASGSMPPNNPWPSAWVETFLNWMTNDCPKGTNAPTVGGFRLLTEGVETKASRIRKDITTLSTDELALVKKAFAGMIAKDPTDPNGFFLQAGIHWLPGTGSPPRFFCQHHAPGYNPWHRAYLLGFENAMRSIPGCENVTLPYWDITTPLPDVLNQPPFDKYTLPQDIGGSYKKGYVTERFDDATIAANLIQYEVTDDINRALTKTDWEDFHGYFAGAPYNTIIAAHDGGHVSIGNTMADQNVAAFDPIFFFFHCNWDRLFWKWQKSMQATDLNGLLSTIDKAKDPLSYQIFTVPILEKLAPFSTDPLNLTTLSIINSVTSLDVDYEEPKTQPLVESVFQTKTLRSALASQKFEVKPNLVDVRVLGLNRLKIPGSFSVHLQKDGKTIASKAFFQPNEAEKCENCVENAVVHFDFELPLEEVTGGKLGVWVEPVDKSFVGDRFPNKLMGNPSVEVRLLLSNE